The Phycisphaeraceae bacterium genome segment GGAAAGAAGGCCTTCCACTGGTCGAAGATGGCCTCGATCTCGACAACGCATCGTTCGTTGTGGAGATCGTCCTCCTCGAACCGCCGGAGTTCGTCCCGAAACAGCACGGCGAGCATCGTGGGCGCATACCCGAGCTGGCTGCGACGGACAAGCTTCGGGAGCTGCTCGTATCCGCTCGGACACTCGTCCTCTCCCCATTGGCGAACATATGCGTATCCCTCTGCTTCATCGACGACGAGCGTGAGCCCCAGGCGGGCCACAAAGGTCTCAATCTGTGACCGGCTGGAGAGCAGAATGTTCCACACCCGGTCTTCGTCCGCGTAGATGACCCCCTGCAGCAGTCGAACGGCCGCGATGCTCCATTCGCGGAACTCG includes the following:
- a CDS encoding DUF4194 domain-containing protein, coding for MPNPSPSPIPEFREWSIAAVRLLQGVIYADEDRVWNILLSSRSQIETFVARLGLTLVVDEAEGYAYVRQWGEDECPSGYEQLPKLVRRSQLGYAPTMLAVLFRDELRRFEEDDLHNERCVVEIEAIFDQWKAFFPAQYDEVRHRKDFSAALHKLDDLGFVRKFADNPEAWEVRRILKAKLPASELEALKQQLAAAAAARTQGDSDA